One window of Planktothrix serta PCC 8927 genomic DNA carries:
- the dps gene encoding DNA starvation/stationary phase protection protein Dps: MVATNSKQRLYPTRIDLPETTRTGVIEILNHSLATTLDLKTQVKQAHWNVKGINFYQLHELFDQMATELEEYIDLIAERATALGGTAMGTARMAIADTIIPEFPLDLANDKDYVVALADRYAPYAKMVREAIDQTGALGDADTADLYTEISRAIDKRLWFLEAHLQGN, from the coding sequence ATGGTAGCAACTAACTCAAAACAACGTCTTTATCCGACTCGAATTGATTTACCGGAAACAACTCGCACTGGAGTGATTGAGATTCTCAACCACAGTTTGGCGACAACATTAGATTTAAAAACTCAGGTCAAACAAGCTCATTGGAATGTCAAAGGGATTAATTTTTATCAATTGCATGAACTGTTTGATCAAATGGCAACCGAATTAGAGGAATATATTGATCTGATTGCTGAACGAGCAACCGCCCTAGGGGGGACAGCAATGGGAACGGCTCGGATGGCGATCGCAGATACCATTATCCCGGAATTTCCCTTGGATTTGGCTAATGATAAAGATTATGTGGTGGCTTTAGCCGATCGCTATGCTCCGTATGCGAAAATGGTTCGAGAAGCCATTGATCAAACAGGTGCATTAGGCGATGCGGATACAGCAGATTTGTACACTGAAATTTCCCGCGCCATTGATAAGCGGTTGTGGTTCTTAGAAGCCCATTTGCAAGGCAACTAA
- a CDS encoding DUF3488 and transglutaminase-like domain-containing protein — translation MTTEIPYLSQLWRRIEAAPKPVPEDSLWLRVLVQLLVIAGIVATDVAIEEPLNLWAIPVSILGATWSWFRRRHRNVPIKFCIAIGMLVALAAFFGRLFGEMNDTRLALARLLIELQVLHSFDLPRRQDLGYSMVIGLILMGVAGTLSQTLAFGPVVLVFLALALPTLILDYRSRLGLGDIQFQFKKTNTGQPGSGVNFKLVGIIFLVVVSLGLMIFVALPRFPGYQLRTFPVSSPIKMPPGQFDGRQVLNPGYVSSGKNNNNSGSGESGLNQETGAGTLNDTFYYGFNTKINQNLRGELKPQDVLRVRSQARGFWRVVAFDQYTGQGWEISRNNRTLTLRRSIWSYQFNLFPLISQAKTQEVVQSYTVLQQLPSLIPAMDKAKEIYFPTEEIAIDPDGNLRSPLELREGMTYTVISQVPYRNRNQLQQASTKYPENIKKYYLQVPDPIQEKVRKKTEEILASVNQVSTNKKPLNSTYEKVLYLAQYLKQNPNYKLQKEPPFLRKNEDLVEAFLFGYQDSPPGEKITGGYPDHFSTVLTMMLRSIGIPARLVAGFNSGEFNPFTGLYVVKNTDAFAMTEVYFPEYGWFAFNPIPGMDLIPPSIEEDQTFSILKAFWNWVAGWLPSPVANGLQAILGVLILWLFQAITGFFSLFSQGWLGIFSGLIIITIIAFLGWLSWDIWRGWRYRRWLAKLPPEESIYQQLLAVLASKGYPKHPAQTPLEYAAWLQQYHPIAEAEVIDEIFQTYMRWRYGGKPVNLEQMRQLLLNLKKAHWKRLKQRNWS, via the coding sequence ATGACAACCGAGATCCCTTATCTAAGTCAATTATGGCGACGAATTGAAGCAGCACCAAAGCCAGTACCGGAAGATTCACTGTGGCTGCGGGTGTTGGTGCAATTATTAGTGATTGCAGGGATTGTGGCAACGGATGTTGCCATTGAGGAACCCCTAAATTTATGGGCAATTCCTGTCAGCATCTTGGGAGCAACCTGGAGTTGGTTTCGTCGTCGCCATCGGAATGTGCCTATTAAATTTTGTATTGCCATTGGAATGTTAGTTGCCCTCGCTGCGTTTTTTGGGCGACTATTTGGAGAAATGAATGATACGCGGTTAGCGTTGGCAAGATTATTAATTGAATTACAGGTTTTACATAGTTTTGATTTACCCCGTCGTCAGGATTTGGGGTATTCGATGGTGATTGGATTAATTTTAATGGGAGTAGCGGGAACTCTCAGTCAAACCTTGGCGTTTGGGCCTGTGGTGTTAGTATTTTTGGCTTTAGCTTTACCGACGTTAATTTTAGATTATCGCTCTCGTTTAGGGTTGGGAGATATTCAATTTCAGTTTAAAAAAACGAACACAGGGCAACCGGGAAGCGGGGTAAATTTTAAGTTAGTCGGGATTATTTTTTTAGTGGTTGTTTCCTTGGGATTAATGATTTTTGTGGCTCTTCCTCGGTTTCCCGGCTATCAGTTAAGAACGTTTCCGGTGAGTTCTCCGATTAAAATGCCACCCGGACAATTTGATGGCCGACAAGTTTTAAATCCGGGTTATGTGTCTTCGGGTAAAAATAATAATAATTCGGGTAGCGGTGAAAGTGGATTAAATCAGGAGACGGGAGCGGGAACGCTGAATGATACCTTTTATTATGGGTTTAATACAAAAATTAATCAGAATTTACGCGGAGAATTAAAGCCTCAAGATGTGTTAAGGGTGCGATCGCAAGCCAGGGGATTTTGGCGAGTGGTGGCTTTTGATCAGTATACGGGTCAAGGTTGGGAAATTTCTCGAAATAATAGAACTCTGACCTTAAGACGTTCAATTTGGTCGTATCAGTTTAATTTATTTCCGTTAATTAGTCAGGCGAAAACCCAAGAAGTGGTTCAGAGTTATACCGTACTTCAACAACTTCCAAGTTTAATTCCGGCGATGGATAAGGCGAAGGAAATCTATTTTCCGACGGAGGAAATTGCCATTGATCCCGATGGTAATTTGCGATCGCCTTTAGAACTTCGAGAAGGAATGACCTACACCGTGATTTCTCAAGTTCCCTATCGTAATCGTAACCAATTACAACAAGCGTCAACAAAGTATCCAGAAAATATTAAAAAATATTATTTACAAGTTCCTGATCCAATTCAGGAGAAAGTCAGGAAAAAGACGGAAGAAATTTTAGCCAGTGTGAATCAAGTTTCTACAAATAAGAAACCTTTAAATTCAACTTATGAAAAAGTTTTATATTTAGCGCAATATTTAAAGCAAAACCCCAATTATAAACTGCAAAAAGAACCGCCCTTTTTACGCAAAAATGAAGATTTAGTTGAAGCCTTTCTTTTCGGTTATCAAGATAGTCCCCCAGGAGAAAAAATAACCGGAGGCTACCCCGATCATTTTTCAACTGTTTTAACAATGATGTTACGTTCTATTGGAATTCCGGCGCGACTGGTGGCGGGGTTTAACTCAGGAGAATTTAATCCGTTTACAGGGTTATATGTTGTTAAAAATACCGATGCTTTTGCGATGACGGAGGTATATTTCCCCGAATATGGTTGGTTTGCGTTTAATCCGATTCCGGGGATGGATTTAATACCTCCTTCTATTGAAGAAGATCAAACTTTTAGTATATTAAAAGCGTTTTGGAATTGGGTTGCGGGTTGGTTACCTTCTCCAGTAGCAAATGGCTTACAAGCAATTTTAGGCGTTTTAATTTTATGGTTATTTCAAGCTATTACTGGGTTTTTTAGTTTATTTAGTCAGGGATGGTTAGGAATTTTTAGTGGATTAATTATCATAACTATTATTGCCTTTTTAGGATGGTTAAGTTGGGATATTTGGCGGGGTTGGCGCTATCGTCGTTGGTTGGCAAAATTGCCTCCTGAAGAAAGTATCTATCAACAACTCTTAGCCGTTTTAGCCAGTAAAGGTTATCCGAAACACCCCGCCCAAACTCCGTTAGAATATGCGGCTTGGTTACAGCAATATCATCCCATTGCGGAAGCGGAAGTGATTGATGAAATTTTTCAAACCTATATGCGTTGGCGATATGGCGGAAAGCCTGTTAATCTTGAACAAATGCGACAGTTATTACTTAATTTAAAAAAAGCACATTGGAAACGGTTAAAACAGCGAAACTGGTCTTGA
- a CDS encoding ParB N-terminal domain-containing protein, whose amino-acid sequence MQVQDIPLKQIRRPLPRGTDPIKVETLMKSIQEIGLQEPIEVLEVDGQYYGFSGCHRYEACTKLGLETIRCNVRKAPRSVLQKHLA is encoded by the coding sequence ATGCAGGTTCAAGATATTCCTCTCAAGCAGATTCGCCGTCCTCTCCCTCGTGGAACAGACCCCATTAAGGTAGAAACCTTAATGAAATCCATTCAAGAGATTGGCTTGCAAGAGCCGATTGAGGTTTTAGAAGTGGATGGACAATATTATGGGTTTTCGGGATGTCATCGCTATGAAGCTTGTACAAAATTAGGCTTAGAAACCATTCGCTGTAATGTGCGAAAAGCACCTCGTTCTGTTTTGCAAAAGCATCTAGCTTAA
- a CDS encoding WD40 domain-containing protein → MLSQYQVGGSLHNNDPTYVVRSCDHQLYNALKAGEFCYVFNSRQMGKSSLLVRTKHQLEAEGYCCAVIDLTQIGSQDTTPLQWYKGIVVDLLRGFGCFAKFNFKIWWQEQEGISLLQKLSELLEILLIEQFPEQNLCIFIDEIDSILSLNFPIDDFFALIRYCYNQRAVNPEYQRLTFALFGVVTPSDLIADKTRTPFNIGTAIDLTGFTLAEVAPLAQGLIEFFEYPEVILPEVLNWTNGQPFLTQKLLKLVVLNQPPKIDIIAHNSPSLWIEKIVRSQIIEKWESQDEPEHLRTIRDRLLYNPQFTGRLLGIYQKILQGIKIDIEDNVEQIELLLSGLIIKNQGFLKVRNLIYQEVFNLVWVQEQLAKLRPYSQTFEAWITSDQQDESRLLRGRALKDAQQWAQGKSLSDLDYQFLSSSQEIDRKESQQNLEAERSKAIEAKFIEQEKRLQQEQKTARLQRLFLGAISIAFLISSSLGFFAFRQYKEARMSEIKALTSSSEGLFSSNRQLDAMIEAIKAKRRLESLGGVDQQTREKVEKALKQTVYNNNEFNRLIGHHSPVLSVMISPDDQLIATGSADKTVKIWQRDGKLLQTLKHPSTVSDIAFSPDSRLIVSGSFDGSMKLWRADGTLVRTIQAHQSMIRGVAFSPDGQLMASASADKTVKLWRIDGTLWKTLIGHQLSVLMVAFSPDGQMIASGGLDRTIKLWSGDGRLLKTLKGHQNGVFDLTFCSQSNLLVSVSSDRTAKIWKIDGTLIRTIPTNEAILGVDCRGEYIATSGKDDRAKIWKIDGTFVRDLKQHLTTVRDVALSSDGLMAASASDDGTVKLWQHNKDLVKPLYGHQDAIWQIATSPDGKWIASVSEDDTLKLWYSDGRLRQTLKQPESSFRSVRFSPNSRMILTVNTKGLVQFWDLEDQNQSPIKLLQTLTGHQAAIYAVAIAPDGKKIASGGEDKTIKIWNLEGKLLHNIRAHQERIWQLTFSQDGQLLASASQDGTVKLWKPDGKPVKTLTVQKSGVLGLAFSPNGNSIITASLDDTLKIWKIDGTLLKTIQVQSQGLMQVAISPDSQIIATGAIDNQVRLWNLNGELLNTLPGHRGTVGNVSFTGDGKFLVSGGDDGNLMLWNLNKIKTLNELDYACNWVKDYLQTNIEVEDSDRPNSTLCHRSLCD, encoded by the coding sequence ATGCTAAGTCAATATCAAGTCGGCGGTAGTTTACATAATAATGATCCTACTTATGTGGTTCGTTCCTGTGACCACCAACTGTATAACGCCTTAAAAGCGGGAGAATTTTGCTATGTGTTTAATTCCCGACAAATGGGCAAATCCTCCTTATTAGTTAGAACCAAACATCAACTCGAAGCCGAAGGATATTGTTGTGCTGTTATTGATCTAACTCAAATTGGCAGCCAAGATACCACGCCGCTACAATGGTATAAAGGAATTGTCGTAGATTTATTACGAGGATTTGGATGTTTTGCTAAATTCAATTTTAAAATTTGGTGGCAAGAACAAGAGGGAATTTCTTTATTACAAAAATTAAGTGAACTTTTAGAAATTTTATTAATTGAGCAATTTCCTGAACAAAATCTCTGTATTTTTATTGATGAAATTGATAGTATTCTCAGTTTAAACTTTCCCATAGATGACTTTTTTGCTTTAATTCGGTATTGCTATAATCAACGGGCCGTTAATCCCGAATATCAACGTTTAACCTTTGCCTTATTTGGTGTAGTGACTCCCTCGGATTTAATCGCTGATAAAACCCGCACCCCGTTTAATATTGGCACAGCCATTGATTTAACCGGGTTTACCCTAGCAGAAGTTGCCCCTTTAGCGCAAGGATTAATCGAATTTTTTGAATACCCTGAAGTCATTCTGCCAGAAGTTTTAAATTGGACAAACGGGCAACCTTTTTTAACCCAGAAATTATTAAAATTAGTCGTATTAAATCAGCCTCCAAAAATAGATATAATTGCTCACAATAGTCCTAGCCTCTGGATTGAAAAAATCGTGCGATCGCAAATTATTGAAAAATGGGAATCTCAAGATGAGCCCGAACATTTAAGAACCATCCGCGATCGCCTACTTTACAACCCCCAATTCACCGGAAGATTGTTAGGAATTTACCAAAAGATTCTACAAGGAATTAAAATAGATATAGAGGATAATGTCGAACAAATTGAACTGCTTTTGTCCGGTTTAATTATCAAAAATCAGGGATTTTTAAAAGTCAGAAACTTAATTTATCAAGAAGTATTTAATTTGGTTTGGGTACAAGAGCAATTAGCTAAACTGCGTCCCTATTCCCAAACCTTTGAGGCTTGGATTACTTCTGATCAACAGGATGAATCTCGTTTATTAAGAGGACGGGCGTTAAAAGATGCTCAACAGTGGGCGCAGGGAAAAAGTTTAAGTGATTTAGATTATCAGTTTCTCAGTTCCTCTCAGGAGATTGACCGCAAAGAAAGCCAACAAAATTTAGAAGCAGAACGATCTAAAGCGATTGAAGCAAAATTTATTGAACAAGAAAAACGCTTACAACAGGAACAAAAAACTGCTCGATTACAACGATTATTCTTAGGGGCTATTAGTATTGCTTTTCTGATCTCTTCTAGCCTAGGATTCTTTGCTTTTAGACAATATAAAGAAGCCCGAATGAGTGAAATTAAAGCCTTAACTTCCTCCTCAGAAGGGTTATTTTCTTCAAATCGTCAATTAGATGCGATGATTGAAGCAATTAAAGCCAAACGCAGATTAGAAAGTTTAGGAGGTGTAGATCAACAAACCAGGGAAAAGGTAGAAAAAGCCTTGAAACAAACGGTTTATAATAACAATGAATTTAACCGTTTGATCGGTCATCATAGTCCCGTGCTGAGTGTTATGATTAGTCCTGATGATCAATTAATTGCCACCGGAAGTGCAGATAAAACCGTTAAAATTTGGCAACGAGATGGCAAGTTACTGCAAACCTTAAAACATCCCTCCACAGTGTCTGACATTGCTTTCAGTCCTGACAGTCGCCTGATTGTTTCAGGAAGTTTCGATGGGAGTATGAAACTTTGGCGGGCTGATGGCACTTTGGTCAGAACAATTCAGGCACATCAAAGCATGATTCGGGGAGTTGCTTTTAGTCCTGATGGTCAGTTAATGGCTTCAGCCAGTGCGGATAAAACGGTAAAATTATGGCGAATTGATGGTACATTGTGGAAAACATTAATCGGGCATCAACTATCAGTTTTGATGGTCGCTTTTAGCCCTGATGGTCAGATGATTGCTTCCGGCGGATTAGATCGGACAATTAAACTTTGGAGTGGGGATGGCAGGTTGCTGAAAACCCTAAAAGGACATCAGAATGGTGTTTTTGATCTGACATTTTGTTCTCAATCAAATTTACTGGTTTCAGTGAGTAGCGATCGCACGGCTAAAATCTGGAAAATAGACGGGACTTTAATCAGAACAATTCCTACTAATGAAGCTATTTTAGGGGTTGATTGTCGGGGTGAATATATTGCTACGAGTGGCAAAGATGATCGAGCTAAAATTTGGAAAATAGATGGAACTTTTGTTAGAGATTTAAAGCAGCATCTAACTACTGTTCGAGATGTGGCACTGAGTTCTGATGGTTTGATGGCAGCTTCTGCTAGTGATGATGGCACAGTGAAACTCTGGCAACATAATAAAGATTTGGTGAAACCCCTTTACGGTCATCAGGATGCAATTTGGCAAATCGCAACCAGTCCAGATGGGAAATGGATCGCCAGTGTCAGTGAGGATGACACCCTGAAATTATGGTATTCTGATGGCAGACTGCGGCAAACTCTCAAACAACCAGAGTCTAGTTTTCGCAGTGTTAGGTTCAGTCCAAATAGTCGAATGATCCTGACTGTAAATACTAAGGGTCTGGTTCAGTTTTGGGATTTAGAAGATCAGAATCAATCGCCGATCAAACTATTACAAACCTTGACCGGACATCAGGCTGCTATTTATGCTGTGGCGATCGCTCCTGATGGTAAAAAGATTGCTTCGGGGGGTGAGGATAAAACCATCAAAATCTGGAATTTAGAAGGCAAATTATTACACAATATTAGGGCTCACCAGGAGCGAATTTGGCAATTAACTTTTAGTCAGGATGGTCAACTTTTAGCCTCAGCCAGCCAAGATGGTACAGTCAAACTTTGGAAACCCGATGGTAAACCCGTAAAAACGCTTACAGTTCAGAAAAGTGGGGTTTTGGGACTTGCTTTTAGTCCTAATGGGAATTCGATTATTACTGCTAGTTTGGATGATACCCTTAAAATTTGGAAAATAGATGGAACCTTACTCAAAACAATTCAGGTACAGAGTCAGGGTTTAATGCAGGTTGCTATTAGTCCTGATAGTCAAATAATTGCCACGGGTGCAATTGATAATCAGGTGAGATTATGGAATTTAAACGGAGAGTTGCTGAATACTTTACCGGGACATCGAGGAACAGTGGGTAATGTTTCGTTTACTGGGGATGGTAAATTCTTAGTTTCTGGAGGAGATGATGGTAATCTGATGTTATGGAATTTAAACAAAATTAAAACCTTAAATGAATTAGATTATGCTTGTAATTGGGTAAAGGATTATTTACAAACTAATATTGAAGTTGAGGACAGCGATCGGCCTAACAGCACGCTGTGCCATCGCTCTTTATGTGATTAA
- the murI gene encoding glutamate racemase has protein sequence MTTDNRQKRIAIFDSGVGGLTVLRELYRQLPNESVLYFGDTARLPYGTRSREEILQFVRPIILWAMQQDAKMILMACNTSSALALETVQDEFDIPILGLILPGAQAAVRQGKRIGVIATPATAASNAYRHAIQETDPSVQVWQVGCPEFVPLIEQNRIHDPYTYQVARDYLTPLIQQQIDTLIYGCTHYPHLAPVLRSILPAHVQLVDPAVSLVKAAAQELELLGLRNTHSPKPTRFCVSGCPQQFASISVQWLGFTPTVEATTLPILEPANPVITNQS, from the coding sequence ATGACAACGGACAATCGACAAAAAAGAATCGCAATATTTGATAGTGGTGTCGGAGGATTAACGGTTTTAAGGGAACTCTACCGTCAACTCCCCAATGAATCCGTTCTTTATTTTGGAGATACGGCGCGGTTGCCTTATGGAACCCGCTCACGAGAGGAAATCTTGCAGTTTGTCCGTCCGATTATTCTTTGGGCGATGCAACAGGATGCCAAAATGATTCTCATGGCCTGTAACACCAGTTCCGCCCTAGCCTTAGAAACCGTTCAAGATGAATTTGATATCCCCATCCTGGGATTAATTCTTCCCGGTGCTCAAGCCGCCGTGCGACAAGGGAAACGCATTGGGGTGATTGCCACCCCCGCAACGGCCGCCAGTAATGCCTACCGTCACGCCATTCAAGAAACCGATCCTTCCGTTCAAGTCTGGCAAGTGGGGTGTCCAGAATTTGTTCCCTTAATTGAACAAAACCGGATTCATGATCCTTATACCTATCAAGTGGCACGGGACTATTTAACCCCTTTAATTCAACAGCAAATTGATACCCTAATTTATGGCTGTACTCATTATCCCCATTTAGCCCCTGTATTGCGTTCTATTCTTCCGGCTCACGTTCAACTGGTTGACCCGGCCGTCTCTTTAGTCAAAGCTGCTGCTCAAGAATTAGAACTGTTAGGACTGCGGAATACCCACTCCCCCAAACCCACTCGGTTTTGTGTTAGTGGTTGCCCTCAACAGTTTGCTTCTATTTCAGTTCAGTGGTTAGGGTTCACTCCCACAGTAGAAGCCACTACCTTACCCATCCTAGAACCTGCTAATCCAGTAATCACTAATCAGTCGTAG
- the sds gene encoding solanesyl diphosphate synthase, protein MTSQTLLFSPVEADLRQLTDNLKQLVGARHPILYAAAEHLFSVKGKRVRPAIVLLISRTTMPDQNITLKHRRLAEITEMIHTASLVHDDVVDDAEMRRGVPTVHNLFNNRIAVLAGDFLFAQSSWYLANLDNLEVVKLLSQVIMDLAEGEIQQGLNRFDTGLSIEAYLEKSYYKTASLIANSSKAAGVLSEVSTEHAEDLYNYGRHIGLAFQIVDDILDFTGLTEELGKPAASDLKSGNLTAPTLYALEEKPYLETLIEREFAQEGDLEQALTLIKDSSGIQRSRELASYHAQVAVKYLEPFQACESRQALIGLADYVLSRLY, encoded by the coding sequence ATGACATCGCAAACTCTTCTATTTTCGCCAGTTGAAGCAGACCTGCGGCAGTTGACCGATAACTTAAAACAGCTTGTCGGTGCACGACATCCTATTTTGTATGCAGCCGCAGAACACCTGTTTAGTGTCAAAGGGAAACGGGTACGTCCTGCGATTGTCCTGTTGATTTCCCGGACGACAATGCCGGATCAAAATATTACCCTCAAGCATCGGAGGTTGGCCGAAATCACCGAAATGATCCATACAGCCAGTCTCGTCCATGATGATGTGGTGGACGATGCTGAAATGCGTCGAGGAGTGCCAACGGTTCATAACTTATTTAATAACCGAATTGCCGTATTAGCTGGAGATTTTCTATTTGCTCAATCTTCTTGGTATTTAGCCAATTTGGATAACTTGGAAGTGGTGAAATTACTTTCCCAAGTGATTATGGATTTAGCGGAGGGAGAAATTCAACAGGGTCTTAATCGATTTGATACAGGATTATCAATTGAAGCGTACTTAGAAAAAAGTTATTATAAAACCGCTTCTTTGATTGCCAATAGTTCCAAAGCTGCGGGTGTTTTGAGTGAGGTTTCTACAGAACACGCAGAAGATTTATACAACTATGGTCGCCATATTGGTTTAGCTTTTCAAATTGTCGATGATATTTTGGATTTTACCGGGTTAACGGAGGAATTAGGAAAACCAGCAGCATCTGATCTCAAAAGTGGAAATTTAACAGCACCCACACTCTATGCTTTAGAAGAAAAACCCTATTTGGAAACTTTAATCGAGCGAGAATTTGCTCAAGAAGGAGATTTAGAACAAGCTTTAACCTTAATTAAAGATAGTTCAGGTATTCAACGTTCTAGGGAATTAGCGTCCTATCATGCACAAGTTGCTGTAAAATACCTCGAACCTTTTCAAGCCTGTGAATCTCGACAAGCCTTAATCGGTTTAGCAGATTATGTTTTGAGTCGGCTTTATTAA
- a CDS encoding helix-turn-helix domain-containing protein — protein MSESALPDYTPQLQELMQRAGVSSLEELSQNAGVSPLQIIRLRRGLALQTPVSILLKISQGLKISLSELLAVFAPGSVPSEDQTSGGNFKQEYQRLQTQMEQQHSVLLEEFQRESLHLLESWLLQWPTVVYRVQENPQLPGSKLLPFVRPVQQLMGKWGVEAIASVGEQVPYDPHLHQLLEGTAQPGEPVIVRYTGYRQRNKLLYRAKVSLAQGSST, from the coding sequence ATGAGTGAATCTGCGTTACCGGATTATACCCCCCAGTTGCAGGAGTTAATGCAACGAGCGGGGGTTTCAAGCCTGGAAGAACTAAGTCAAAATGCTGGGGTTTCCCCGTTGCAGATTATTCGACTGCGGCGGGGACTGGCGTTACAAACCCCGGTTAGTATTTTGTTGAAAATTAGTCAGGGTTTAAAGATTTCCTTGAGCGAATTATTAGCCGTATTTGCGCCCGGTTCTGTCCCGTCTGAGGATCAAACTTCTGGGGGAAATTTCAAACAAGAATATCAACGTTTACAAACCCAGATGGAACAGCAACATTCTGTGTTGCTAGAAGAATTTCAACGGGAAAGTCTGCACCTGTTGGAGTCTTGGTTGTTACAATGGCCAACAGTGGTGTATCGGGTTCAGGAAAATCCGCAATTACCGGGGAGTAAATTATTGCCGTTTGTTCGTCCAGTGCAACAGCTTATGGGAAAATGGGGAGTAGAAGCGATCGCATCTGTAGGTGAACAAGTTCCCTATGATCCGCATCTACATCAACTCCTGGAGGGAACGGCTCAACCCGGAGAGCCAGTAATTGTGCGATATACGGGATATCGACAGAGGAATAAACTCCTCTATCGTGCTAAAGTCAGTCTGGCACAGGGATCATCAACCTAA
- the hetZ gene encoding heterocyst differentiation protein HetZ — protein sequence MGEICQNETIFQRLLRELNQSTRASEQNCRDVAERITEEATRICTESKRIQDSGDVETWAMTLAQHRLQQCIQYYQLGQNAGSLELHSTLSAIVYRYITPPQVQSSYQARLELIKDFLQAFYLETLNAFRKEAQLAATYRPRTLLELAEYMAFTERYGKRRIPLARGRSQQLIILRAQTFSQQQPKESFVDLEQAAEGGGGESDTTWNDSSLGQVRSAMVTESNESESDSLRQTVVEELMAYLEEHKQQDCADYFALRLQDLPTREIEEILGLTPRQRDYLQQRFKYHLLRFALGHRWELVHQWLEADLERDLGLLPHQWQEFLDQIGSEEQSLLKLKQQGLSDAEVAKILNCKAAQIQKRWFKLLELAWEIRNRSVSGVGASTDE from the coding sequence ATGGGGGAAATCTGCCAGAACGAAACAATTTTCCAAAGGCTATTGAGAGAACTGAATCAATCCACTCGTGCTTCTGAACAGAATTGTCGGGATGTTGCAGAACGAATTACCGAAGAAGCCACTCGTATCTGTACAGAAAGCAAACGGATTCAAGATTCCGGGGATGTAGAAACTTGGGCGATGACTTTAGCTCAACATCGTTTACAGCAATGTATTCAATATTATCAGCTAGGTCAAAACGCCGGATCTTTGGAATTACATAGTACCTTGAGCGCGATTGTTTATCGATATATTACTCCTCCTCAAGTGCAGTCGAGTTACCAAGCTCGATTGGAATTAATTAAGGATTTTTTACAAGCCTTTTATTTAGAAACCCTGAATGCCTTTCGCAAAGAAGCGCAGTTAGCTGCCACCTACCGTCCTCGGACATTATTGGAACTTGCGGAATATATGGCATTTACGGAACGCTACGGTAAACGGCGAATTCCTTTAGCCCGAGGTCGGAGTCAACAATTGATTATATTACGAGCGCAAACCTTCTCTCAACAACAGCCCAAGGAAAGTTTTGTTGATTTAGAACAAGCCGCTGAGGGTGGGGGGGGTGAATCAGATACCACTTGGAATGATTCCTCACTCGGCCAAGTCCGAAGCGCAATGGTAACAGAGTCCAACGAATCAGAGTCCGACTCTCTCCGTCAAACGGTAGTTGAGGAACTGATGGCTTATTTGGAAGAACACAAACAACAAGATTGTGCAGACTATTTTGCCTTGCGGTTGCAGGATTTACCGACTCGTGAAATTGAGGAAATTCTAGGGTTAACTCCTCGTCAGCGTGATTATTTACAGCAACGATTTAAGTATCATCTGCTTCGATTTGCTTTAGGACATCGTTGGGAATTAGTTCACCAATGGTTAGAAGCAGATTTAGAACGAGATTTAGGGTTATTGCCGCATCAATGGCAAGAATTCTTAGATCAAATCGGCTCAGAAGAACAGAGTTTGTTAAAGTTAAAACAACAGGGATTATCTGATGCGGAAGTTGCAAAAATTTTAAATTGCAAAGCGGCTCAAATTCAAAAACGTTGGTTTAAGTTGTTAGAATTGGCTTGGGAAATCAGGAATCGTTCAGTATCCGGAGTCGGGGCATCCACTGATGAATAA
- a CDS encoding STAS domain-containing protein, with protein MSSDVKILKPHGILDGTKASQFRQDIGALVEDKEAKTITILIDFQDVTFMDSSGLGALVLALKTVRAAGSKLFVCSINEQIRILFELTSMDRVFEIFKNEEEFLEAFKS; from the coding sequence ATGAGTTCTGATGTTAAAATTCTTAAACCTCACGGGATTTTAGATGGCACTAAAGCAAGCCAATTTCGTCAAGATATTGGTGCTTTAGTCGAAGATAAGGAAGCCAAAACGATAACGATATTAATTGACTTCCAAGATGTCACGTTTATGGATAGTTCCGGTTTGGGTGCATTAGTCTTAGCTCTAAAAACCGTTAGAGCGGCTGGGAGTAAATTATTTGTTTGTTCTATTAATGAACAAATTAGGATTTTGTTTGAACTCACCAGCATGGATCGAGTATTTGAGATTTTTAAGAATGAAGAAGAATTTTTGGAAGCTTTTAAAAGCTAA